One segment of Thermosynechococcus sp. HN-54 DNA contains the following:
- a CDS encoding Rpn family recombination-promoting nuclease/putative transposase → MHRDSLFYQLFAQLPQTLFDLLGIQTPQGYRFDSVELKQTAFRIDGVFLPPDPSGTVYFCEVQFQRDTTFYERFFAEIFLYLRLYRQTFSDWQAVVIYPDRQAEQECFEPYQLLVNSDRLRRVYLNELGSLEGLPFSLALMQLTVLSEAEMPTAARMLAERTRIEAVPRPEVIMELITTIVLYKFTKLSREEVLRMLGFTTEELKRTRFYQEVYAEAQEEGLQQGLQQGLQQGLQQGLQQGLQQGEVLVVLRQLRRRFGDLPADLEERIRQLSPHQVEALAEALLDFTDLGEVSDWLDRSA, encoded by the coding sequence ATGCACCGCGACTCCCTCTTTTACCAACTGTTTGCCCAGCTACCTCAGACCCTCTTTGACCTCTTGGGCATACAGACTCCTCAAGGGTATCGTTTTGACTCAGTCGAGTTGAAGCAAACCGCTTTTCGCATTGACGGCGTCTTTCTCCCCCCTGACCCCTCAGGAACGGTCTATTTCTGTGAAGTGCAGTTTCAACGGGACACGACCTTCTACGAACGTTTCTTTGCTGAAATCTTTCTCTACTTGCGTCTGTACCGCCAGACCTTCTCTGATTGGCAAGCCGTGGTCATTTATCCCGATCGCCAAGCAGAACAAGAGTGTTTTGAGCCGTATCAATTGTTAGTGAATAGCGATCGCCTGCGTCGAGTCTATTTGAATGAACTGGGATCACTTGAAGGGTTGCCATTCAGCCTAGCCCTGATGCAGCTCACAGTATTATCCGAAGCAGAAATGCCAACAGCAGCGCGGATGCTGGCAGAGCGCACTCGCATAGAGGCAGTTCCAAGGCCAGAAGTCATAATGGAGTTGATCACAACCATTGTCCTGTACAAGTTCACCAAGCTGAGTCGGGAGGAGGTGCTGCGGATGCTGGGGTTCACCACAGAAGAGCTGAAGCGGACGCGATTTTATCAAGAGGTTTATGCTGAGGCACAAGAGGAAGGGTTACAACAGGGATTACAGCAGGGGCTACAGCAGGGGCTACAGCAAGGGCTACAACAGGGATTGCAACAGGGAGAGGTACTTGTTGTCTTGAGGCAGTTAAGACGGCGGTTTGGCGATTTACCGGCTGACCTTGAAGAACGCATTCGTCAGCTTTCTCCTCATCAAGTCGAAGCTCTCGCAGAAGCACTCCTAGACTTTACTGACCTAGGGGAAGTGTCTGATTGGCTCGATCGCTCCGCCTAG
- the fabG gene encoding 3-oxoacyl-[acyl-carrier-protein] reductase has protein sequence MSEAAVAIVTGASRGIGRAIALDLAKEGATVVVNYARSAEAALEVVQMIEQQGGTAIAIAADVSVPEQVDTLVAKTVETYGRVDVLVNNAGITRDTLLLRMSLEDWQAVINLNLTGVFLCTRAVSKFMLKQKRGRIINIASVAGQMGNPGQANYSAAKAGVIGFTKTVAKELASRGITVNAVAPGFIATEMTAGLKAEDILKFIPLGRYGEPTEVAGMVRFLALDPAAAYITGQVFNVDGGMVMA, from the coding sequence TTGAGCGAAGCAGCCGTTGCCATTGTTACTGGTGCCTCACGGGGGATTGGGCGGGCGATCGCCCTCGACCTAGCGAAAGAAGGAGCTACTGTAGTGGTCAACTACGCCCGTTCTGCTGAGGCCGCCCTTGAAGTGGTGCAAATGATTGAACAGCAAGGGGGAACAGCGATCGCGATCGCTGCCGATGTGTCTGTCCCTGAGCAGGTCGATACCCTTGTGGCCAAAACCGTGGAAACCTATGGCCGCGTGGATGTGCTGGTCAACAATGCGGGTATTACCCGCGACACGCTGCTGCTGCGTATGAGCCTAGAGGACTGGCAGGCGGTGATTAACCTGAACCTGACGGGAGTCTTCCTGTGTACCCGTGCGGTGAGCAAATTCATGCTCAAGCAAAAGCGGGGACGAATTATCAACATTGCCTCAGTAGCCGGGCAAATGGGCAACCCTGGCCAAGCCAACTACAGTGCCGCCAAAGCAGGTGTGATTGGGTTTACGAAAACCGTTGCCAAAGAACTTGCCAGTCGGGGCATTACCGTCAATGCCGTTGCCCCCGGCTTTATTGCCACTGAGATGACCGCTGGACTCAAGGCAGAGGACATTCTTAAATTCATTCCCCTAGGACGGTATGGCGAACCCACAGAAGTAGCAGGGATGGTGCGCTTTTTGGCCTTGGATCCCGCAGCCGCCTACATTACAGGGCAAGTCTTTAATGTGGATGGTGGTATGGTAATGGCCTAG
- a CDS encoding valine--tRNA ligase encodes MTDAITLPSQYDPKQTEAKWQQLWERRGVFHADPNHPGKPYCIVIPPPNVTGSLHMGHAFEHALIDVLIRYHRMIGRNVLWLPGTDHASIAVSTILDQQLQAEGTNRFALGREAYLQRAWAWKASSGNTIVSQIRRLGLSVDWSRERFTMDEGLSRAVLTAFNRLYEAGLIYRGKYLVNWCPASQSAVSDLEVENREVQGHLWHLRYPLTDGSGYLEVATTRPETMLGDTAVAVHPQDDRYRHLIGKTLRLPLMNREIPIIADPLVDPTFGTGCVKVTPAHDPNDFVMGQRHHLPMIHLMNKDGTLNENAGEFAGLDRFVARKQVVARLEAEGFLVRVEDYKHTVPYSDRGKVPIEPLLSTQWFVKIRPLADATLKALDKKHSPRFIPDRWAKVYRDWLVNLRDWCISRQLWWGHQIPAWYVVSETNGEVRDDTPFVVAMDAAAARAKAIAQFGEDIELQQDQDVLDTWFSSGLWPFSTLGWPDETADYRCYYPTTTLVTGFDIIFFWVARMTMMGQYFTGKIPFRDVYIHGLVRDENNKKMSKSANNGIDPLVLIEKYGTDALRYSLVKEVVGAGQDIRLEYNRKTDESATVEAARNFANKLWNASRFVLLNLEGQTPAQLGTPQRRDLATSDRWILSRYHTAIQTTRERIESYGLGEAAKGLYEFIWGDFCDWYIELVKPRLQGENAKAKRTAQQVLAMVLDGTLKLLHPFMPHITEEIWHTLHQVGENEVLAVHPYPKVNRRAIDPDLEAEFSLVIETIRTLRNLRAEAGIKPGLYIAALIEASAEEAPIFEAAAADIRHLARLEALTIGSGLPIPQQVFSGVVGQSEVLIPLAGVVDVEALVAKLQKEGDRLTKDIQSLTARLNNPNFVNKAQPDVVATAQAQLAAAQQQLTIIERRLQSLTAHA; translated from the coding sequence ATGACCGACGCGATTACCCTCCCCAGTCAATACGATCCCAAGCAAACCGAGGCCAAGTGGCAACAGCTTTGGGAACGAAGGGGTGTCTTTCATGCCGACCCCAACCATCCCGGCAAACCCTATTGCATTGTCATTCCCCCTCCCAATGTCACCGGTAGTTTGCACATGGGGCACGCCTTTGAGCACGCCCTGATTGATGTGCTGATTCGCTATCACCGCATGATTGGCCGCAACGTTCTCTGGCTACCGGGGACAGACCATGCCAGTATTGCCGTCAGCACAATTTTGGATCAACAGTTGCAGGCGGAAGGCACCAACCGCTTTGCCTTGGGACGCGAGGCCTATCTGCAGCGGGCTTGGGCGTGGAAAGCGTCCTCCGGCAATACCATCGTCAGCCAAATTCGTCGCTTGGGACTGTCGGTAGATTGGTCGCGGGAACGCTTCACCATGGATGAGGGGCTATCGCGGGCGGTGCTGACCGCTTTTAATCGCCTCTATGAAGCGGGACTGATCTATCGCGGTAAGTATTTGGTGAACTGGTGTCCCGCCAGTCAATCGGCGGTCTCGGATTTGGAGGTGGAAAACCGTGAGGTGCAGGGGCATCTTTGGCATTTGCGCTATCCCCTGACAGATGGGTCGGGTTATCTGGAGGTGGCTACAACTCGCCCAGAAACCATGTTGGGGGATACAGCGGTGGCGGTTCACCCGCAGGACGATCGCTATCGCCATTTGATTGGCAAAACGCTGCGCCTTCCCCTGATGAATCGAGAGATTCCGATTATTGCTGATCCCCTCGTCGATCCCACCTTTGGCACCGGCTGCGTCAAGGTCACCCCCGCCCATGATCCCAATGATTTTGTCATGGGGCAGCGCCATCACCTACCGATGATTCACCTGATGAATAAGGATGGCACGCTCAATGAGAATGCTGGGGAGTTTGCCGGTCTGGATCGCTTTGTGGCGCGTAAACAGGTGGTGGCTCGCTTAGAGGCGGAGGGCTTTTTGGTGCGGGTGGAAGATTACAAGCACACGGTTCCCTATAGCGATCGCGGCAAAGTGCCCATTGAACCACTCCTGTCCACCCAATGGTTTGTGAAAATTCGTCCCCTAGCGGATGCCACCCTCAAAGCCTTAGATAAAAAGCATTCCCCTCGCTTTATCCCCGATCGCTGGGCAAAGGTCTATCGCGATTGGCTCGTGAACTTGCGGGATTGGTGCATTTCACGGCAACTCTGGTGGGGGCATCAAATTCCCGCTTGGTACGTGGTCAGTGAAACCAATGGCGAAGTGCGCGATGACACGCCCTTTGTCGTGGCCATGGATGCGGCGGCTGCCCGCGCCAAGGCGATCGCCCAATTTGGCGAGGATATTGAACTCCAGCAGGATCAAGATGTCCTCGATACGTGGTTTTCCTCTGGCTTGTGGCCCTTTTCCACCTTGGGCTGGCCCGATGAGACGGCGGACTACCGTTGCTACTACCCAACCACCACCCTTGTTACTGGCTTTGACATCATCTTTTTCTGGGTGGCGCGGATGACCATGATGGGGCAGTACTTCACCGGTAAAATCCCCTTCCGCGATGTCTATATCCACGGCTTGGTGCGGGACGAAAACAACAAAAAAATGTCTAAGTCGGCCAATAATGGCATTGACCCGCTGGTTTTAATTGAGAAGTACGGCACGGATGCCCTGCGCTATAGCTTGGTCAAGGAAGTCGTGGGGGCAGGCCAAGATATTCGCCTAGAGTACAACCGTAAAACCGATGAATCAGCAACTGTCGAGGCGGCTCGCAACTTTGCCAATAAACTTTGGAATGCCTCCCGTTTTGTGCTGCTCAATCTAGAGGGACAAACCCCCGCCCAGTTGGGAACACCGCAGCGACGGGACTTGGCAACGAGCGATCGCTGGATTCTCAGTCGCTACCACACGGCTATTCAAACCACCCGCGAACGCATTGAAAGCTATGGCCTTGGGGAGGCAGCCAAGGGACTCTACGAATTCATCTGGGGGGATTTTTGCGACTGGTACATTGAACTGGTGAAGCCCCGTTTGCAAGGGGAAAACGCCAAAGCCAAGCGCACAGCGCAACAGGTACTTGCCATGGTTCTTGATGGCACCCTGAAGCTGCTGCATCCTTTTATGCCCCATATCACCGAGGAGATTTGGCACACGCTGCATCAGGTGGGAGAGAACGAGGTTCTGGCGGTACACCCCTACCCGAAAGTGAATCGCCGCGCCATTGATCCAGATCTTGAGGCTGAATTTAGCCTTGTGATTGAAACCATCCGTACCCTTCGCAATCTGCGGGCAGAGGCGGGCATTAAACCAGGACTGTATATTGCCGCCCTGATTGAGGCCAGTGCGGAAGAAGCGCCGATCTTTGAAGCCGCAGCGGCTGATATTCGACATTTGGCTCGCTTGGAAGCTCTGACCATTGGCAGCGGACTGCCAATTCCGCAGCAGGTGTTTAGCGGTGTCGTTGGCCAGAGTGAGGTGCTCATTCCCCTAGCGGGAGTTGTGGATGTCGAGGCCTTGGTGGCCAAACTCCAGAAAGAGGGCGATCGCCTGACGAAGGACATTCAATCTTTAACCGCTCGCCTCAACAACCCCAACTTTGTCAACAAAGCCCAACCCGATGTGGTGGCCACTGCCCAAGCCCAACTTGCCGCTGCTCAGCAGCAACTGACGATTATTGAACGCCGACTCCAGTCCCTGACGGCCCATGCCTAA
- a CDS encoding glucokinase — protein sequence MTVVLGADVGGTKTLVELWDVVGSDWHLLHRAKYASRDFPDLTTLLQTFLKESPVHPQRACLGIPGPVIDQVAQVTNLGWHVSGTELETALQIPCVTLLNDFAAVAYGSLVLPPEDFVVLQDRPRRPQAPIALLGAGTGLGEALMIWQGDRYQVMPLEGGHTDFPPRNEQEMGLLRYLWQTYERVSVERVVSGAGLVAIYDYLRGVNFAPESLAVAAAMADVKDRAAVVSQYGLEGDLLCAEALRMFVEAYGAEAGNLALKSLPLGGVLIAGGIAPKILPKMTDGTFLQGFVQKGRFRPLMEQLYVAVITNPEVGLRGTVHLAAQGA from the coding sequence ATGACCGTTGTGCTCGGTGCCGATGTGGGTGGCACAAAAACTCTCGTTGAGTTGTGGGATGTGGTGGGCAGTGATTGGCATTTGCTCCACAGGGCTAAATACGCCAGCCGCGATTTCCCCGACCTGACAACCCTTTTGCAAACCTTCCTCAAGGAGAGTCCTGTGCATCCCCAGCGGGCTTGTCTGGGAATTCCGGGACCAGTGATTGACCAAGTGGCTCAGGTCACCAATTTGGGCTGGCACGTCAGTGGGACCGAATTAGAAACGGCATTGCAGATCCCGTGCGTGACGCTGCTGAATGATTTTGCCGCCGTGGCCTATGGCTCGTTGGTGCTGCCGCCAGAGGATTTTGTCGTGCTTCAGGATCGTCCGCGGCGTCCCCAAGCGCCGATTGCCCTATTGGGGGCAGGAACCGGTTTAGGCGAAGCACTAATGATTTGGCAGGGCGATCGCTATCAAGTGATGCCCCTTGAGGGCGGCCACACCGACTTTCCCCCCCGTAATGAACAGGAAATGGGTCTATTGCGCTATCTCTGGCAAACCTACGAGCGAGTCTCCGTGGAGCGGGTGGTTTCTGGTGCGGGGCTAGTGGCGATTTACGACTATCTCAGGGGTGTGAACTTTGCCCCTGAATCTCTAGCGGTGGCAGCAGCCATGGCAGATGTCAAGGATCGCGCCGCCGTGGTCAGTCAATACGGCCTCGAGGGAGATCTCCTGTGTGCGGAAGCCTTGCGGATGTTTGTCGAAGCCTACGGGGCAGAGGCTGGCAACCTTGCTCTCAAAAGTTTGCCCTTGGGGGGAGTGCTAATTGCTGGGGGAATTGCCCCGAAAATCCTGCCGAAAATGACTGATGGCACGTTTCTCCAAGGGTTTGTGCAGAAGGGACGCTTTCGCCCCCTGATGGAGCAGTTGTACGTTGCTGTGATTACCAATCCAGAAGTGGGATTACGGGGCACAGTCCATTTGGCGGCTCAGGGGGCTTGA
- the purC gene encoding phosphoribosylaminoimidazolesuccinocarboxamide synthase yields the protein MTQFSPLYEGKAKIIYATADSDILLAEFKDDATAFNAQKRGSIQNKGVMNCAIASHLFQYLAAQGIPNHFIAQVAPNKMHIRRLEIIPLEVVVRNRAAGSLCRQTGLPLGLELDPPLVEFYLKNDDLGDPLLTPDRLRLLQIATDEEVATIREMALAVNTHLSRFFAECGITLVDFKLEFGRSPTAEILLADEISPDSCRLWNQDESDPQKRILDKDRFRQDLGAIEDAYALVMQRVLAHSVSL from the coding sequence ATGACTCAGTTCTCTCCCTTGTACGAAGGCAAGGCAAAAATTATTTATGCCACAGCGGATTCAGACATCTTGCTGGCGGAGTTCAAGGATGATGCCACGGCTTTTAATGCTCAGAAGCGCGGCTCGATCCAAAACAAGGGAGTGATGAACTGCGCGATCGCCAGCCATTTATTTCAGTATCTAGCGGCTCAGGGCATCCCCAACCATTTTATTGCCCAAGTGGCGCCAAACAAGATGCACATTCGGCGGCTGGAGATTATTCCCCTTGAGGTGGTGGTGCGCAATCGGGCAGCGGGAAGCCTCTGTCGGCAGACGGGATTGCCCTTGGGGCTAGAACTCGATCCCCCCCTAGTGGAGTTTTACCTCAAGAATGATGATCTTGGCGACCCTCTGCTAACCCCCGATCGCCTGCGCCTATTGCAGATTGCCACAGATGAGGAAGTCGCAACCATCAGGGAAATGGCTTTGGCAGTGAATACCCATCTCAGTCGCTTTTTTGCCGAGTGTGGCATTACCTTGGTGGACTTTAAGCTGGAATTTGGCCGCAGTCCGACGGCCGAGATTCTCTTAGCAGATGAAATTAGTCCCGACAGTTGCCGCCTCTGGAATCAAGATGAAAGCGATCCTCAAAAGCGCATTCTCGATAAAGATCGGTTTCGCCAAGATTTGGGTGCCATTGAGGATGCCTACGCCCTCGTGATGCAGCGAGTGTTAGCCCATAGCGTCAGTTTGTAA
- a CDS encoding MgPME-cyclase complex family protein: MATYYYILASKKFLTEEEPLEEVFRERQRHYREQGKEIDFWLVPEPAFLEQPQFAEQKARCPQPAAAIISTNQQFIQWLKLRLEYVLMGQFTSEEVPNPLASLASV; encoded by the coding sequence ATGGCGACGTACTATTACATTCTCGCAAGCAAAAAGTTTTTGACTGAGGAAGAACCCCTTGAAGAAGTGTTTCGCGAGCGACAGCGTCACTATCGGGAGCAAGGCAAAGAGATTGATTTTTGGCTAGTGCCAGAACCAGCCTTTCTAGAGCAGCCCCAGTTTGCTGAACAGAAGGCGCGTTGTCCGCAGCCCGCCGCAGCTATTATTTCCACCAATCAGCAGTTTATCCAGTGGCTGAAATTGCGCTTAGAGTATGTGCTGATGGGACAATTCACCAGTGAGGAAGTGCCTAACCCCCTCGCTTCCCTCGCAAGTGTTTAG
- a CDS encoding AAA-like domain-containing protein, with protein MDAATTYQVGGSLPTTSAVYVRRQADADLLAALTAGEFCYILNSRQMGKSSLRVQVTQQLMTMGYRCAALDITKIGSQNIQPEQWYASFVGALIQGFQLTDVVSLRSWWRDRQLVSPIQRLSEFVEEVLLAHTREPLVIFIDEIDSLLSLPFSTDDFFAWIRACYNQRADCPDYQRLTFALFGVATPDQLIQDKQRTPFNIGCAIDLQGFTLAEATPLLKGIAHLSDSPDQLLAEILNWTGGQPFLTQKLCRLLQHHGSFMPASTLSQQLAQFVQEHLLQDWERQDEPEHLKTIRNRLLADEQRIGRLLGLYQRVLETGGIPLDGSSEQRALALTGLVCQRQGKLQVFNPIYAHIFDAAWVEQQLAQLRPYSEEFQAWLRSGGRDSSRLLRGQALEEALLWASGKSLSDLDYQYLSASQEANQKAIQDTLFLERQEKEAISAANRILEAARRKASRLTQRALMALGIVSVISLGVAAILAKTHADLQASQESLALEQTSNDLLEQFQSQELPALLAGIQAGRDLKRLVGDRPLSQYPTTRPLFVLNFFLDHIQARNQWQTQNTPLIAAFLGRNDQQLSISESGLVEFWRVNGERLNAQSLDIGNVKLARISVAGDRVGLLNDKGEISLWRVEPQKLVLEWRLPALPINNFRFSPEGQELAATTTTGEILRWSIEGELLATIPTPSQTINSLSYAIRGDRLATADEDGWIRVWSRQGARLAAWQVQADVPIPQTSLTYLSNGQLATVGKDGTLRLWNAKGQQINQWRVSAAPVYFVGTSPVGYRLLTLSTDNTLRLWQPTGELIAELRGHERLINTVSFNATGSVLLSSDRGGQMTLWYLDHHRTEQWLAHQDSIWTLALDPQAATLVSGGKDGRVKHWQRDGTLLATTPVLDPEGINQVLFSPSGQQVAIATKGGKLVIWNLGDRSQQTWQLASEAPLYTVAMDPQQRYLAAGDEKGTIYLIDLQQPQNIQKHKSEGEIWSLSFHPKLPLLASTGSAGTIEVWDVAGDRLAYRLNPDAGWLTSLEFSANGQFLAAAGESGSVYLWSIHGKSAPGNPRVFRAHQRSIVSLSLSPDGEMIATASPDRSVRVWNQRGQLITLIDRMSAIPYSVDVSGQDKLYVAIGTEDDEVLISPLANLEQLLTGACDWLKDYRQQNPSVAQACP; from the coding sequence ATGGATGCCGCAACGACTTATCAGGTGGGCGGAAGCTTGCCCACCACATCGGCAGTGTATGTCCGACGTCAAGCGGATGCAGATCTGTTGGCTGCCCTCACCGCTGGCGAGTTTTGCTATATTCTCAATTCGCGGCAAATGGGCAAATCTAGCTTGCGGGTGCAAGTAACGCAGCAATTGATGACAATGGGGTACCGCTGTGCTGCCCTCGACATTACCAAAATTGGCAGCCAAAATATTCAACCCGAGCAGTGGTATGCCAGCTTTGTTGGTGCCCTCATTCAGGGATTTCAGTTAACCGATGTGGTCTCCTTGCGCTCTTGGTGGCGCGATCGCCAGCTTGTGTCGCCCATTCAACGCCTCAGCGAATTTGTTGAAGAGGTTCTCCTAGCCCATACGCGGGAGCCACTGGTCATTTTTATTGATGAAATTGACAGTCTTTTGAGCTTGCCCTTTTCCACCGATGATTTTTTTGCTTGGATCCGCGCTTGTTACAACCAACGGGCGGACTGTCCCGACTATCAGCGGTTAACCTTTGCCCTTTTTGGCGTCGCCACCCCCGATCAGCTCATTCAGGATAAGCAACGCACCCCCTTTAACATTGGCTGTGCCATTGATTTACAGGGATTTACCCTTGCAGAAGCCACACCTCTCCTCAAGGGCATTGCCCATCTCAGCGATAGCCCCGATCAACTCTTAGCGGAAATTCTCAACTGGACAGGCGGTCAGCCCTTCTTGACCCAAAAACTCTGTCGGCTGCTGCAACACCACGGGTCATTTATGCCCGCGTCAACCCTATCCCAGCAGTTAGCACAGTTTGTTCAAGAACATCTTCTTCAAGACTGGGAGCGGCAAGATGAACCCGAACACTTGAAAACGATTCGCAACCGTCTCCTTGCCGATGAACAGCGCATCGGTCGTCTCTTGGGTCTCTATCAGCGCGTTTTAGAAACGGGTGGTATTCCTCTTGATGGCAGCAGTGAGCAGCGTGCCCTTGCTCTCACCGGACTGGTGTGCCAGCGCCAAGGCAAATTGCAAGTCTTCAACCCCATCTATGCCCATATCTTTGATGCTGCGTGGGTGGAGCAACAACTGGCGCAACTGCGCCCCTACAGTGAGGAGTTTCAAGCGTGGCTGCGCTCTGGGGGGAGGGATAGTTCTCGGCTGCTGCGGGGACAGGCCCTTGAAGAAGCATTGCTGTGGGCCAGTGGCAAAAGCCTCAGTGATCTGGATTATCAGTACCTCTCTGCTAGTCAAGAGGCCAACCAAAAGGCGATTCAAGATACCCTCTTCCTCGAGCGCCAAGAAAAGGAAGCCATCAGCGCCGCCAATCGGATTCTGGAAGCAGCTCGCCGCAAAGCCAGTCGTCTAACTCAGCGGGCCCTCATGGCGCTGGGCATTGTTTCTGTGATTTCCTTGGGGGTAGCCGCGATTTTGGCTAAAACCCACGCTGATTTGCAAGCCAGCCAAGAAAGTTTAGCCCTTGAGCAAACCAGTAACGATCTCCTAGAACAATTTCAAAGCCAAGAGTTGCCTGCTCTGTTGGCAGGAATTCAGGCAGGACGTGACCTAAAACGATTGGTGGGCGATCGCCCCCTGAGCCAATACCCAACCACACGCCCCCTCTTTGTGCTCAATTTTTTCCTCGATCACATTCAAGCCCGTAACCAATGGCAGACCCAGAACACTCCCCTGATAGCTGCTTTTTTGGGCAGGAATGACCAGCAGTTGAGTATTAGTGAAAGCGGCCTAGTTGAATTTTGGCGGGTAAATGGGGAGCGACTCAATGCCCAATCGCTAGATATTGGCAATGTCAAACTGGCACGGATTAGCGTTGCCGGCGATCGCGTCGGTCTCCTCAATGACAAGGGCGAAATTTCTCTATGGCGTGTAGAACCGCAAAAACTCGTCCTTGAGTGGCGTTTACCTGCCTTACCGATCAACAACTTCCGCTTTAGTCCAGAGGGTCAAGAGTTGGCGGCCACCACCACCACGGGAGAGATTCTTCGCTGGAGTATTGAGGGGGAATTATTGGCCACCATTCCCACCCCCAGCCAGACGATCAATAGCTTGAGTTATGCCATCAGGGGCGATCGCTTGGCCACCGCTGATGAAGACGGATGGATTCGCGTCTGGTCACGCCAAGGAGCACGCCTAGCAGCGTGGCAAGTGCAAGCCGATGTCCCCATTCCCCAAACCAGCTTGACCTATCTCAGTAATGGCCAGTTGGCCACGGTCGGTAAAGATGGTACCCTCCGCCTCTGGAATGCCAAGGGGCAACAAATCAATCAATGGCGTGTCAGTGCGGCGCCGGTGTATTTTGTGGGCACCTCCCCTGTGGGCTATCGTCTATTAACCTTGAGTACAGATAATACACTGCGACTTTGGCAGCCAACGGGTGAACTGATTGCCGAGTTGCGCGGTCATGAACGCTTGATCAATACTGTTAGCTTTAATGCAACGGGTTCAGTGCTCCTCAGTAGCGATCGCGGTGGGCAGATGACGCTGTGGTACCTCGATCATCACCGCACGGAACAGTGGCTTGCCCATCAAGACAGTATTTGGACACTGGCCTTGGATCCCCAAGCAGCCACGCTGGTCAGCGGAGGCAAAGATGGTCGTGTCAAGCACTGGCAACGGGATGGCACCCTCCTTGCGACAACCCCTGTCCTCGATCCTGAAGGCATTAACCAAGTGCTCTTTAGTCCTAGCGGTCAACAGGTGGCGATCGCCACCAAGGGTGGAAAATTGGTGATCTGGAACCTTGGAGATCGATCCCAACAAACATGGCAACTGGCCAGCGAAGCTCCCCTCTACACTGTGGCCATGGATCCCCAACAGCGGTATTTAGCGGCGGGGGATGAAAAAGGCACGATTTATCTCATTGACCTCCAGCAGCCCCAGAACATTCAAAAACACAAAAGTGAAGGGGAAATTTGGAGCCTCAGTTTTCACCCGAAGTTGCCCCTGTTAGCGAGTACTGGGTCTGCGGGCACCATTGAGGTTTGGGATGTTGCGGGCGATCGCCTTGCCTATCGCTTGAATCCAGATGCAGGATGGCTGACTAGCCTTGAATTTAGTGCCAATGGTCAATTCCTTGCGGCGGCTGGCGAAAGCGGCTCAGTCTATTTGTGGTCAATTCACGGCAAAAGTGCCCCCGGCAACCCCCGTGTCTTCCGTGCTCACCAGCGCAGTATTGTCAGTCTGAGTCTTAGTCCGGATGGTGAAATGATTGCCACCGCTTCCCCCGATCGCAGTGTGCGGGTTTGGAACCAAAGGGGTCAGCTCATCACCCTGATTGATCGCATGTCTGCCATTCCCTACAGCGTTGATGTGAGTGGCCAAGACAAGCTTTATGTAGCGATCGGTACCGAGGACGATGAGGTCTTAATTAGCCCGCTGGCTAACCTAGAGCAATTGCTGACAGGCGCCTGTGACTGGCTCAAGGACTATCGTCAACAAAATCCCAGCGTTGCTCAGGCGTGCCCCTAA
- a CDS encoding helix-turn-helix domain-containing protein, whose amino-acid sequence MPHLSNQQAEKLAEIGAFLRDKRLELGLSLEELAAKTLVRQSILAAIENASLEELPEPVYTQGFIRRFADALGLDGKSIAANFPTVADPVERPDKPSVPKGGMGWQLRPIHLYLMYFALVAAAVAGLAYLFRPQAQSITDLTPAPTPTASPSPTPTVAATPTPSPTTPEMLEVKLSLSDASWLEVEADGRVVYAGILESGTERSWQAKERLIVRTGNAGAVKVSVNNGPSQPMGQLGEVTEKEFLASQATSETTTSTAPKQTVAN is encoded by the coding sequence ATGCCTCACCTCAGTAATCAACAGGCAGAAAAACTGGCAGAAATTGGTGCCTTCCTCCGCGACAAGCGACTCGAACTAGGTCTGAGCCTTGAGGAGTTGGCCGCCAAAACGTTGGTGCGCCAGTCAATCCTTGCAGCCATTGAAAATGCCAGCCTAGAGGAGTTGCCCGAGCCCGTTTATACCCAAGGATTTATTCGCCGTTTTGCCGATGCCCTTGGTCTTGATGGCAAAAGTATTGCCGCTAATTTTCCAACAGTGGCTGACCCTGTGGAGCGCCCCGATAAGCCCAGTGTTCCCAAGGGCGGAATGGGCTGGCAGTTGCGTCCGATTCACCTCTACCTGATGTACTTTGCCCTCGTGGCAGCGGCAGTGGCTGGGTTGGCCTATCTCTTTCGTCCTCAAGCCCAAAGCATCACTGATTTAACCCCCGCACCTACTCCTACCGCGTCCCCCAGCCCCACCCCCACAGTAGCGGCAACGCCGACGCCCAGTCCCACTACCCCTGAAATGCTTGAGGTCAAGTTGTCCCTCTCCGATGCCTCGTGGCTCGAGGTGGAAGCCGATGGTCGAGTTGTCTATGCCGGTATTTTAGAGTCGGGGACAGAGCGCAGTTGGCAAGCCAAGGAACGTTTAATTGTCCGCACGGGGAATGCTGGCGCTGTCAAGGTGAGTGTCAATAATGGCCCGTCCCAACCGATGGGGCAACTGGGAGAAGTTACAGAAAAAGAATTTCTAGCGAGTCAGGCCACTTCAGAGACCACCACGTCAACGGCACCTAAGCAGACGGTTGCGAACTAG